The following coding sequences are from one Chloroflexota bacterium window:
- a CDS encoding TIM barrel protein, whose translation MLIGVAGALPDRPADISPADVRGLADLGFQGTNVKLGGPGEASEADLRHARGVIADAGLVIAQSNGAYGSLVGHSDADRRLGIDGLIAHMHATKVLGARTCYVRPGGLNSNGPWFGHPDHHLDATFDRALDSLRVATRAAEDLGVVLAFEGHVLSTIDRHERVTAILDAIDSPALTFNLDPVNFIGSIWDAWRPNSIYDDLLDGARGRIAAAHWKDYVVREELVLHVDEVVPGEGVVDHARWLKRLNAAEPHAWVLLEHLTLDQLAPAKQAVDDAMAQAGLSWDAAS comes from the coding sequence ATGCTGATCGGCGTGGCGGGGGCATTGCCCGACCGTCCGGCGGACATATCGCCGGCCGACGTGCGCGGCCTGGCCGACTTGGGGTTTCAGGGCACGAACGTCAAGCTGGGCGGTCCCGGCGAGGCCAGTGAGGCAGACCTTCGGCACGCGCGCGGCGTCATTGCCGACGCGGGCTTGGTCATCGCCCAGTCCAACGGCGCGTATGGATCGCTGGTCGGGCACAGTGACGCCGACCGCCGCCTGGGTATCGACGGCCTGATCGCCCACATGCATGCGACGAAGGTCCTTGGCGCGCGCACCTGCTACGTCCGGCCCGGCGGGCTCAATTCCAACGGCCCATGGTTTGGCCACCCGGACCATCATCTGGACGCCACGTTCGACCGCGCGCTAGACAGCCTGCGCGTTGCGACCCGGGCCGCGGAGGACCTCGGCGTGGTGCTGGCGTTCGAGGGGCATGTCCTATCGACCATCGATCGGCACGAGCGCGTGACTGCCATTCTCGACGCCATCGACTCGCCGGCCCTCACCTTCAACCTCGATCCGGTGAACTTCATCGGCAGCATCTGGGATGCTTGGCGGCCAAATTCGATCTACGACGACCTGCTCGACGGTGCGCGAGGCCGGATCGCGGCGGCACACTGGAAGGACTACGTCGTCCGGGAGGAGCTTGTGCTGCACGTCGACGAGGTCGTGCCGGGCGAGGGCGTCGTCGATCACGCGCGGTGGCTGAAGCGACTCAACGCCGCCGAGCCGCACGCATGGGTACTGCTGGAGCACTTGACGCTCGACCAGCTCGCGCCCGCCAAGCAGGCCGTTGATGACGCCATGGCCCAGGCCGGTCTGTCCTGGGATGCCGCGTCATGA